In Candidatus Zixiibacteriota bacterium, the DNA window AAAAGAGCTGATTACCCGATTATCACGGGAGTCGGGATTAAAGGCATATCTCGGGGAATCGGATTTGCGCAAGGTGGAGCAGATGATCGAAAACGGTGACGACAGGGCGGCTCTTTATTTTTATGGCATGGCTTATCAAATCGCCAAGGAGATCGGGGCCTGTGCGGTGGTTCTTCGTGGGGAATTCGATGGTATTATTCTCACCGGCGGCATGGCCCGATCGGTAAAACTGGTAAAATTATTACGGGATTATATCTCTTTTCTGGGCGAAGTCATCGTGGTTCCGGGCGAATTCGAAATGGAAGCGCTGGCGGCCGGAGCCCTGCGAGTTCTCAATAAAACCGAAATCCCCAAAGAGTATTAAACCCGGATTGACAGGAAGGGAGATGCTATGGACGGTAAACCAATAACCTCTTCCGATCAAATTATCGAGTCGGCTATCAGACTGGCCCGAATAGCCGGGAAGAAAGTGGTGGCGGTCGCTGGGGCAAGCGATGTCGATGTTCTCGGAGCCCTGGCCTCGGCGCATGCCGATGGGATTCTCGAGGCGGCCCTTTTCGGCGAGAAGAATAAAATCGAAAAAGCGGCCGATGAGGGCGGGATCGATATCTCCGGTTTGGAGATCATGCCCGAAGCGGATGCCGCCGGGGCTGTATATGGGGCGGTTAAAATGGCCGCCGAGGGTCGAGCCGATATCATTATGAAGGGCTTTGTATCAACCTCGGCCCTGCTTAAAACGGTTCTCTCCCGGGATTTCAGCCTTCGTACCAAAAACCTGGTTTCACACACTGCCGTTCTGGATATCCCCGGTTATCATAAACTGCTGTCGATGACCGACGGGGGGATGGTGGTCCGGCCGAATTTCGATCAGAAAATTCAGATAATCGAAAACGCTGTATTGGTCGCCCGGGCGCTTGGTCTGATGCCGGTCCGGGTGGCTATATCCGGGGCATTTGACCAGGTCCGGGAGGATATGCCGTTGACGATCGAAAACAGCGAAATCAAAGCCCGGATCGAGATGGGAAATATGGAGGATGTAGTCATCCAGGGTCCGATGACATTCGATGCCGCCACATCCGCCGAGGTATGTAGAATCAAAGGTATTACCGGTCCGGTGGCCGGTCAGGCCGATATTTTCGTGGTCAACAGCATCGAGGAGTGTAATATCATTGCCAAAGCTTTGATTAATTTCGTCGAGGCGGTTTTTGCCGGAGTTATAGTCGGGGCCCGGGTGCCGATCAGCCTGGTATCGAGGACCGATACCATCAAGAATAAAAAAGCCTCGGTGTCAATTGCCTGCCTGGTGGCGGAATACTACAAGCAGAGCGGTGTTATGGGAGGTGACCAATGATCAGATCCTTTGCCGAACTTGAGGACCAAGTTAAGTCCGGAAGTGATGGGAAGAAAGTCCCCCGGATGGGAATTATATATCCGCGCGGCGGGAAATGTCTCGAGGCGGCCACCGCCGCGGCCTCCGAGAAAACCGTAAAGGTCAGCCTGATTAGTCCCCGTGAGGCCATTGAGGATTGCATCGTCAGAGAGGGTTGCGACCTGTGCGGGATGGAAATAGTGAATGTTGACAGCCTTGAAGAGGCCGTCCGAACCGGTGTGAAAATGGCCCGCGCCGGGGAGCTTGATTTTCTTTTAAAAGGTTCGGTCGGAACGAGGGAGCTTATCGATGTTCTTCTCCTTTCCGATACAGGCTTTGTGTCAGGAGGCGGGATTCTGTCGCATGTCGGAATCATGGAAACCGAGCGGTATCACAAGCTGATATTTATTACCGATGCGGCAGTCAACAACGAGCCGGATGCCAGTACTAAAATCGCCATCACGCGCAATGCCGCCACGGTGGCCCGGAAACTGGGGGTGGAATCGCCCCGCGCGGCACTTCTGGCGGCCGTTGAAGCCATCTATCCGGCTGTCCCGGTGACGATGGAAGAAGCGGCTATAGCCAAGATGTCGGATCGGGGGCAGATTAAGGATGTCATTATCGATGGTCCGTTGTCTTTCGATGTAGCTATCAATGCCGAGGTGGCGCGATCAAAGGGTATTACCAATTCAGCAGTGACGGGCGAAACTGACATTTTTGTCGGCCCATCGATGGAAACGGCTAATGGCCTTTATAAGGCGATGGTGATTTATGTCAGGGCCAGGGCGGCCGGTTTGATTTGGGGAGGGATAGCCCCGCTGGTAACCACTTTCGCGGCAGATCCGATCGAAAATGTGAGCAATTCAATCAGGCTTGGAATATACCTTTCGCAAACCCGAGACTGAGAACTTATTGTCTTGACACCAAATGATTTATGGTGTATTATCCGGTATCAGCCGGTAGGCTGCGATCAAGATGACGGGTAATTAACTCACAACATTGCTTGACCCATTCTCGTCAAAAAAGAAGAATCATTTCGAATATATCCGGTTGATGCCGGTATATAGATAAATTTTCGCATCATCAGAACATAAATAAGGAGGCTAAGAATATGGGGAAGCTATTGCTTGCCATGATGGTGGGTTGCGCCCTGCTGATGGCCGGGTGTAGCGGCGATGATAATGGTACCGGTGATAATAACAATCAGCCAATGACCGGTGATCCTCTGCCATTGGCTGTCGGTAACGCCTGGAGCGGTACCACGCGGACCACCACAATCTATGATACCAGTACCGTTGATATAATTTATTTCGTGACGGCCGATAGTGTCGTGGGCGAGGAAAACTGGTATCTGATAAAGAGCAAGGCCAACGGAACGACCGGCCTTTTCGGCTGGTTTACGGTTCGCCAGGACGGCGTCTATGTAATTACTGCCGAGAATGATCTGGGGGTGGCGGAACCGCAAATGATATTTAAATTTCCGGGGAAAGTCGGGGATAAGTATACTTCCAATCTCTGGGGGGCAACCTACACGATTGAAATCATAGCCCAAAATGTGAGTGTTACCGTTCCCCAGGGATTTCACGCCTGTTGCCAGTATGAATTGAGAGTCGGCCAGTCGGGATACTCGGGTATTTTTCTGGGGCCGAATACCGGTTTTGTCAAAATGGAAACTTTTGGCAGCAGTTATTCCTATCATTCCAACTGGGAACTCGACACCCTGGTCCTCAAATAGCCATTCTATCCCTTTGCCGCTCAGCCGCCGATCATGATACGGCGGCTGAGACGGGGTATATAATTTCCTCTATAATTCAAGAAATCAAGCTGATTTACTGGAGCATACGGTTTTATATTGGCTTATGAAGGGCTAATGCTATATTATCCCGGATGGTAACCGATAAGTGTATTAATATCTATGTCATGACATAATGTAATTAACGGGCATGAATTAGATCCTCGATCATATTAATGTTGATAAGCTGTGGATAAGATGTTGCTAACAGTGAAAAGGATTGGGATAACAATTGTCTAAACCGATCAAAGTTCTGGCTATTGACGGGGGCGGTATCCGGGGGGTGATTCCCGCCACTATTCTGGCCGAAATTGAGCGTCGAACTGCCAAAAGAGTTTCCTCGATGTTCGATCTGATTGCGGGGACTTCAACCGGCGGCATCCTGGCCCTGGCCCTGGCCAAACCGAAAAAAGACAACCTTCCCGAATACCGGGCCTCGGATTTGACTTCGCTTTATGAGAAGAAGGGTGTCAGGATTTTCTCCCGTTCGTTGTGGCATCGAATTCAGGCGGTCGGTAATATCGCGGAAGTGAAATATACATCGGAGGGGATCGAGAAGGTTCTCGAGGAGACGTTCGGTAAAACGCGACTGAGCGAATCGCTGACCGGGGTTTTGGTAACCAGTTATGATATCGAGCGGCAGAGGCCATTCATTTTTAAAAGCACCCAGGCCGTGTTGGATAAATCCAATGATTTTTATATGAAAGATGCTGCCCGCGCCACCTCGGCCGCACCCACTTTTTTTGAACCATGCAAACTTATGGCCAGCAGTCCGGCCGAATATTATGCCCTGATTGACGGATTGGTTTTTGCCAGTAATCCGGCCATGTGTGCCTTTGTCGAAGCCAAGAATATGTTTCCCGACCGGGATGAATTTCTGGTCGTGTCGCTGGGGACCGGCGCGGCCACCAGCCGGTATATTTACGATGATGTCAGAAAATGGGGTGCTATCCAGTGGACCCCGCCACTTCTGGATGTGGTCCTTCATGGCATCAATATCACGGTCGATCACCAGATGAGTCTGCTTCTGCCCCCGTGCGGCGGACATGAGTGTTATTTCCGTTTCCAGGTGTCGCTGGATTCATCCAATGAGGCAATGGATGACACTTCACTGTCCAACATTCGAACGTTGAAACTCCTGGCCGAGGAATTAATTCGTAATCACGAAGATAAAATGGATGAACTCTGTCAGCGATTGCTGGCTTGATTTCAGACCCATATCCGGGCATAGTACTTGAGGCTGGCCAGGAATAATCCCCATCCGATCGTCAGATATAAGGGTGAGAGATAAATCTTCGGGATCGGCAGATGGCGCAGGGCGTACCCCATAACCATCATGATCAGGACAATGAAATAGCTTCTGATATTCTGGAAGGCGAACAGACAGATTTTATCCTTTCCCGGAGCCTGTTGAAAAATCCGTACAATATTTCGTTTGGCCAGCTTCGAAAAACCCAGGCGATTGATCGGTATTCCCGCCACAACACCGATACTGAATGCCAGGATTGAACCATATCCGGCGGGTATCAGCCATGAAATCGCGGCGATCATTAAACCAATACCGACCAGCGACCATACCAGACCAGCCAGCAATACCAGGATTTTCCTGTCGACAGCGGGCGCTTTCATATGTTTTAAGAACAGAATATTATGATATTTGTGTCAAGATATTCCTGAATTGAAATAGTGTTTGACTTAAGTAAAAGGCGGTACCGGTTGGCCGTACCGCCTTGATATAAATATATAAAATCCGGCTGTTATTTCATCACATGCATCATAGTGAATACATAATTACTGGCCAGATCGTGAATGGTCTGGGCTTTCATGGCCGCCCCGTGACCGGCCTCGGTTTCCTCGTAATACCACACCTGTTTGCCCAAACGAGAGAGGACATAAGCAAAACGCCGGGGATCTGAGGGCGGGACCCGGGGATCGTTAAATCCGCCGGTGACCAGAATCGGTTTACTGACCTGCTCGGCATAGAAGATCGGGGCCACTTTGCGATTCAGATCGCCGCCCACCGGTCCGTATTCTTTCTCCCAGGACGGGATGAAGACCGGGTTGGAATTCAGGATGGTATGATCGGGATCGGATACACCCACCTCGGAAACGATACAGGCCACTTTATCGGAGCACTGGGTGGCCAGCCAATCGACAGTGTAGCCGCCGTATGAGGCTCCCCAGATGGCGATTTTATCGGGTTTCGACCAGCCCTCGTTGATCAGGTAATCGATAGCCGCCTCGTCATCCTTAAGAGCATTGAAACGCCCTTCCAGATTGTCAGCCTGTTCATAGGCCGGGCCATAGCCCGATGAACCCCGGACATTGGGAAGCATATAAATAAATCCATTACTCAGGGCAAAAGCCATATTCCTTTGGAAATAGGGTCGGCTCTGGCCGGCCGGGCCGCCGTGATAATTGATGATGGCCGGATTGGTACCGTCTTTGGCGGCGTTTTTCGGGATATAGATAAAGGCCGGGATCATGGTCCCATCGTAGGATTTGTACTTGATTAATTCGACTTTGACATTTGAAAAATCATTTCCAAAAGTCGAAACCTTGCCTATTTGCTGCAGTTTGTTTTCACCCAATTTGAATTTGTAAGCGGTCGGCGGCATGGTCGGGGAAGAAAAATCAAAAACCACATCGCCGGAATCATTGCTGCCCATGCTGGAGATAATTCCGATTTCGGTCTCCGGCATCGGAATTGGTTTGCCATTCAGATCAATAGCCGCCAGCCGGGAATAGCCTTCCGTGTTCAAGATCATAAACAGACGGCCGCTTTTGCGGTCGAATCCCGATTTATCGATTTCCACCTTCGGATCATAGAGAACTCTGAATTCATTAGGTTTGGCGGGATCGAGCAGGCAGTACTTCAGAAATTCTTCCGGTTTGGATTTGATCGATGTCATGGTCAGGATTTTACCGTCTTTGGTAAATTGGGCGCCATTGAAAATGGCGGTATCGGAAAGAACCGTCATTTTATTGGCGGCCAGGTCGTACAGGCACAACTGCGACTCCGAGGCCGAGTAACTTCTCATAACGGTCATTTTACCCTTATAATAATCGCCGGGGAAAAAGACCCCAGGTTCGGTATAGATGGTATCAAGAATACCGGTTGACAGAGTATAGCGGGCAAAATGAATAGTCCGGCGATCGTACGGAACGACATAAAATTGATCAGGATTGTCTTCATCAAAAAGCGGTCCGAAGAAGGCCGTTTTACGGTCCACCAGGAGCGGCCGGAATTTGCCGTCGCGGGAGAAATACCACAGGTCATGCATTTCATCGCCATGCTTGTAAACGCTGACAATGATAAAATCCCCGGACGGGTAAACGGCATAGTCAGAGATGGTAAATCCTTCTTCAGCCCAGTTATTGGGGGTTATCTGGATCGGCCAGCCCATAGGTTTGTCCATATAAAACAGGGCCGCGCTTTCCCCCGTCAGGCGCATCAGAAAATATATCCGCCCGGTATTATCGATCTGGGGAGTGGTAATCATGTCGATACCCAGTAAAAAGGTCAGTTGGTTGACCGTAGGTTCCCAGTATTTCGACGATTCCAGCATATTCGTTGTCAGCGCTTTGGTGCTGTCGATGAAGGACATTATTTGGGTCGTATCTGTCATAACCCAGGAGTCGATTTCTTTGAGCAATCCTTCGACTTTCCCCGAATTCTGTGCCGTGGCCATCGAAAATATAAGCACACCCAGTAAAACGGCCATGGCGATAGTTCTTGAAACCATCAAAACCTCCAATGTTTGGTTGAATTTTTATATTTGACTACATTGTACAACCGAGCTCGTCCAGGCTGACATCGAGGGCATCAGCAAGTTTTACCAAATGCTTTAGAGTGGGTGTTTTGCCCTCTGGATGTCGGTTTAAATAGCGGCTTATGTTAGGCTGGTCGATGCCTGATTTTCTTGATAATTCTGGCTGATTCAAACCTTTTTCATCCATCAGCCGCCGGAGATTCTCAGATAATTTAATCTCAAATTTCATTTCTTATCTAATTTATCCGCCTTTACGCCTATGGCTATCAGGCATATAATTCCGATGCCCACGAAAAATATTTTGAGTAGAGTAGTGCCCAATCCTCCGGAAGGAGATTCTATGATTTGTGGGGCGAAAACTACTCCGGCCGCGAAATAGGCGGATGCCATAAAAATAGCCAGGGCGATAATTTCACCGGATTGGTTATTATTTTTGGACATAAAAAGGCTCTCCGTAGTTCTATATCAGAATAATCCTTTCCCCAAATAGTAGGCCGCCGCTATTACCATGATGACGACTCCCCAGACGAGCTGGATTTTCAGCCAGCGAGGAAGATTATTCATCCTTTCCCTTGTCTTTGGTCTTTTTTTTCAAACCGAGCAGGATTTCATCGACGGCTTTTTTCCGCCAGTCATCCTCGGGCAGGCTCAGATAAAGATCGAGGAATTCTTTGGCCTGAGGGTCAATTTCAATTCCGCCGGCGGTTTTTTTTTCAATGTCTTTCAGCCGCTCAATACCGGT includes these proteins:
- a CDS encoding phosphate butyryltransferase, which translates into the protein MDGKPITSSDQIIESAIRLARIAGKKVVAVAGASDVDVLGALASAHADGILEAALFGEKNKIEKAADEGGIDISGLEIMPEADAAGAVYGAVKMAAEGRADIIMKGFVSTSALLKTVLSRDFSLRTKNLVSHTAVLDIPGYHKLLSMTDGGMVVRPNFDQKIQIIENAVLVARALGLMPVRVAISGAFDQVREDMPLTIENSEIKARIEMGNMEDVVIQGPMTFDAATSAEVCRIKGITGPVAGQADIFVVNSIEECNIIAKALINFVEAVFAGVIVGARVPISLVSRTDTIKNKKASVSIACLVAEYYKQSGVMGGDQ
- a CDS encoding phosphate butyryltransferase — protein: MIRSFAELEDQVKSGSDGKKVPRMGIIYPRGGKCLEAATAAASEKTVKVSLISPREAIEDCIVREGCDLCGMEIVNVDSLEEAVRTGVKMARAGELDFLLKGSVGTRELIDVLLLSDTGFVSGGGILSHVGIMETERYHKLIFITDAAVNNEPDASTKIAITRNAATVARKLGVESPRAALLAAVEAIYPAVPVTMEEAAIAKMSDRGQIKDVIIDGPLSFDVAINAEVARSKGITNSAVTGETDIFVGPSMETANGLYKAMVIYVRARAAGLIWGGIAPLVTTFAADPIENVSNSIRLGIYLSQTRD
- a CDS encoding patatin-like phospholipase family protein translates to MSKPIKVLAIDGGGIRGVIPATILAEIERRTAKRVSSMFDLIAGTSTGGILALALAKPKKDNLPEYRASDLTSLYEKKGVRIFSRSLWHRIQAVGNIAEVKYTSEGIEKVLEETFGKTRLSESLTGVLVTSYDIERQRPFIFKSTQAVLDKSNDFYMKDAARATSAAPTFFEPCKLMASSPAEYYALIDGLVFASNPAMCAFVEAKNMFPDRDEFLVVSLGTGAATSRYIYDDVRKWGAIQWTPPLLDVVLHGINITVDHQMSLLLPPCGGHECYFRFQVSLDSSNEAMDDTSLSNIRTLKLLAEELIRNHEDKMDELCQRLLA
- a CDS encoding S9 family peptidase, producing the protein MVSRTIAMAVLLGVLIFSMATAQNSGKVEGLLKEIDSWVMTDTTQIMSFIDSTKALTTNMLESSKYWEPTVNQLTFLLGIDMITTPQIDNTGRIYFLMRLTGESAALFYMDKPMGWPIQITPNNWAEEGFTISDYAVYPSGDFIIVSVYKHGDEMHDLWYFSRDGKFRPLLVDRKTAFFGPLFDEDNPDQFYVVPYDRRTIHFARYTLSTGILDTIYTEPGVFFPGDYYKGKMTVMRSYSASESQLCLYDLAANKMTVLSDTAIFNGAQFTKDGKILTMTSIKSKPEEFLKYCLLDPAKPNEFRVLYDPKVEIDKSGFDRKSGRLFMILNTEGYSRLAAIDLNGKPIPMPETEIGIISSMGSNDSGDVVFDFSSPTMPPTAYKFKLGENKLQQIGKVSTFGNDFSNVKVELIKYKSYDGTMIPAFIYIPKNAAKDGTNPAIINYHGGPAGQSRPYFQRNMAFALSNGFIYMLPNVRGSSGYGPAYEQADNLEGRFNALKDDEAAIDYLINEGWSKPDKIAIWGASYGGYTVDWLATQCSDKVACIVSEVGVSDPDHTILNSNPVFIPSWEKEYGPVGGDLNRKVAPIFYAEQVSKPILVTGGFNDPRVPPSDPRRFAYVLSRLGKQVWYYEETEAGHGAAMKAQTIHDLASNYVFTMMHVMK
- a CDS encoding helix-turn-helix transcriptional regulator — translated: MKFEIKLSENLRRLMDEKGLNQPELSRKSGIDQPNISRYLNRHPEGKTPTLKHLVKLADALDVSLDELGCTM
- a CDS encoding helix-turn-helix transcriptional regulator; the protein is MTNLKDQRGITQEEISRITGIPQSTIACHLGGTRYPGIDILVKYADYFRVTLYELTGIERLKDIEKKTAGGIEIDPQAKEFLDLYLSLPEDDWRKKAVDEILLGLKKKTKDKGKDE